The Cloeon dipterum chromosome 3, ieCloDipt1.1, whole genome shotgun sequence genome includes a region encoding these proteins:
- the vtd gene encoding double-strand-break repair protein rad21 homolog, whose translation MFYAHFVLAKKGPLARIWLAAHWDKKLTKAHVFETNIEKSVDGILQPKVKMALRTSGHLLLGVVRIYSRKAKYLLADCNEAFVKIKMAFRPGMVDLPEDNREANVNTITLPEVFHDFDTTIPELNDVDIQAQFSLNQSRAEEITMREDYGSMALATTSNAPGAENLGVDDEGFGDMLSFDRNESGPADLLRDASAADQGNLLFSDHNVTDHRADRSVRPSTSAAPQPMDIDIPIRDDGFGGNLGQDIIGTGLFEGGLFDDAPLDAPGLPPEGSSVQEEAARAAAAAAALVGVSKGDLGRAAHSDDSDDDGMDFGGAPSPMGGHSDDDDNSRPGSVLLSAGLGIAAGTAGLPGVPDIGHLGLPPDIGGDADRAADQTTLIHNEEESFALAPVDTATVKGLSKAKRKRKLIVDEVKNISGEEMKAQLSDTSDIVTTLDLAPPTKRLMHWKESGGVEKLFALPGRPIPARQLFKCYLRHLTSKPSENEDFGTYGDLDRELVLEQVRGAPDTSVLGQIADLAASGLAEVDQPHSMLMPPATPATPQKGKPGRKRKHPEEEHPPLILESPQTPLMPPVLPPDMSNLSNLLPPEHPMPTPDHLGASVLGNQLHSTPAPLMHHDQSLADPSLLLNATPHALSDQSLLHSIQQQQQQMPAMENLGYDQSQAPLMANMGYDDQLPPAVTPGGHGPTTPWHDLDNEEFPHSVGPPEEQQTDETYEQYEERVLNKRAAHMYQILKSRIDASSQKPMFFSEMTHRNSRKQVAQKFYTLLVLKKFEAVELHQDKSYADIGITPGPKFDNNSSL comes from the exons CCTTTGGCCCGTATTTGGCTTGCTGCTCACTGGGATAAAAAGCTGACCAAAGCGCATGTTTTTGAGACGAATATCGAGAAGTCTGTTGACGGCATTCTGCAACCTAAG gtcAAAATGGCTCTGAGAACGTCGGGTCATCTTTTGTTGGGCGTGGTGCGAATTTACTCTCGCAAAGCCAAGTACCTGCTTGCTGACTGCAATGAAgcttttgtcaaaattaagaTGGCCTTCCGCCCAGGCATGGTAGACTTGCCTGAAGACAATCGTGAAGCTAACGTTAACACCATCACCTTGCCTGAAGTCTTCCATGATTTCGACACAACAATTCCCGAGTTAAA TGATGTGGACATCCAGGCCCAGTTCAGCTTGAACCAATCAAGAGCAGAGGAAATCACTATGAGGGAGGACTATGGTTCCATGGCTCTGGCAACCACAAGCAATGCCCCAGGAGCTGAGAACCTTGGAGTGGATGATGAAGGTTTTGGTGACATGTTGAGCTTTGACCGCAATGAGTCTGGGCCAGCTGACCTGCTGAGGGACGCCTCTGCTGCTGACCAG GGTAACTTGCTGTTCAGCGACCACAACGTCACCGACCACCGGGCTGACAGGAGCGTGAGGCCTTCAACTTCAGCAGCGCCCCAGCCAATGGACATCGACATTCCAATCAGGGACGACGGCTTTGGTGGCAACCTCGGCCAGGACATCATCGGAACTGGCCTCTTCGAAGGCGGTCTCTTCGACGACGCCCCGCTTGATGCGCCTGGCCTTCCTCCTGAGGGCTCAAGCGTGCAGGAGGAAGCGGCCAGAGCGGCcgcagcagctgctgctctcgTCGGGGTGTCCAAGGGAGATCTCGGAAGAGCCGCGCATTCTGATGATTCAGATGACGACGGAATGGACTTTGGAGGCGCACCATCGCCCATGGGAGGCCACAGTGATGACGACGACAACAGCAGACCTGGATCTGTCCTTCTCAGCGCTGGTTTGGGAATCGCAGCTGGAACCGCTGGCTTGCCTGGCGTTCCTGACATAGGACACCTCGGTCTTCCTCCAG ATATTGGTGGTGATGCTGACCGAGCTGCAGATCAGACTACCCTGATTCACAACGAGGAGGAGAGCTTTGCTCTGGCACCTGTAGATACAGCGACTGTTAAGGGCTTGTCAAAGGCAAAGAGGAAGCGAAAGCTCATTGTCGACGAGGTCAAAAATATATCTGGAGAAGAGATGAAAGCTCAGCTGTCAGACACGTCTGATATTGTCACCACCCTGGACTTGGCGCCGCCGACAAAACGACTCATGCATTGGAAGGAGAGTGGCGGCGTGGAGAAGTTGTTCGCGCTGCCTGGAAGACCCATTCCTGCCAGACAATTGTTCAAG TGTTACTTGAGGCATCTTACATCCAAACCGTCAGAAAACGAAGACTTTGGTACCTACGGCGACTTGGACAGAGAGCTGGTTTTGGAGCAGGTGCGAGGGGCGCCTGACACATCTGTACTTGGTCAAATAGCTGACCTGGCAGCTTCGGGATTGGCGGAAGTTGATCAGCCGCATTCCATGCTGATGCCGCCTGCAACTCCTGCCACACCTCAGAAGGGCAAGCCTGGTCGCAAACGCAAACACCCTGAAGAGGAACACCCACCG ttgATCTTGGAATCGCCACAGACCCCTTTGATGCCGCCGGTCCTGCCTCCAGACATGTCAAACCTGTCCAATCTCCTTCCTCCCGAGCACCCAATGCCAACGCCAGACCACCTAGGTGCGTCTGTGCTTGGCAACCAGCTGCACTCGACCCCCGCGCCCTTGATGCACCACGACCAGAGTCTGGCTGACCCGAGCCTGCTGTTGAACGCGACCCCGCACGCACTCAGCGACCAGAGTCTGTTGCACTCGatccaacagcagcagcagcagatgcCGGCCATGGAGAACCTCGGCTATGACCAGAGTCAGGCGCCGCTGATGGCCAACATGGGCTACGACGATCAACTGCCGCCCGCGGTCACACCCGGCGGCCACGGCCCCACCACCCCGTGGCACGACCTTGACAACGAAGAGTTCCCGCACAGCGTCGGACCGCCCGAGGAGCAGCAAACAGACGAAACGTATGAACAGTACGAGGAGAGAGTGCTGAACAAGAGAGCAGCGCACATGTATCAAATTCTGAAGAGCAGAATTGACGCTTCGTCCCAGAAGCCCATGTTTTTCTCGGAGATGACTCACCGCAACAGCCGCAAGCAG gtgGCTCAAAAGTTCTACACCCTCTTGGTACTGAAGAAGTTTGAAGCCGTCGAGTTGCACCAGGATAAGTCTTATGCAGATATTGGTATCACTCCTGGACCAAAGTTTGACAACAACAGtagtctttaa
- the Nf-YB gene encoding uncharacterized protein Nf-YB, whose product MDNSESGDDVAAFMQTAEGTYITADDDGEHVLAENSDDSGQDDTDDMNKGPGQPLREQDRFLPIANVAKIMKKAIPESGKIAKDARECVQECVSEFISFITSEASDRCHMEKRKTINGEDILFAMTNLGFDNYVEPLKLYLQKYRETTKGNDKSIPGAETAPMYEEVTASVDEGFAAHITGLAGEGPSTGESSVIYAYTDQLQFN is encoded by the exons ATGGACAACAGTGAAAGTGGAGACGATGTGGCTGCGTTCATGCAGACTGCGGAGGGCACGTACATTACTGCtgatg ATGATGGCGAACACGTTCTTGCTGAGAACTCGGACGATTCGGGCCAAGATGATACAGATGACATGAACAAAGGACCTGGACAGCCTCTCCGTGAGCAAGACAGATTTCTGCCAATCGCCAATGTAGCAAAGATCATGAAGAAAGCGATCCCTGAATCTGGAAAG ATCGCAAAGGATGCAAGAGAATGTGTTCAGGAATGCGTGTCCGAATTTATCAGCTTCATCACTAGTGAGGCCAGTGATCGTTGTCACATggagaaaagaaaaaccaTCAATGGTGAAGACATTCTCTTTGCAATGACAAACCTTGGCTTTGACAACTATGTTGAGCCGCTCAAATTGTACCTGCAGAAATACAGAGAG ACTACAAAAGGCAATGACAAAAGCATTCCTGGCGCAGAAACCGCCCCCATGTATGAAGAGGTTACTGCCAGCGTCGATGAAGGATTTG CTGCTCACATCACCGGCTTGGCAGGCGAAGGACCAAGCACAGGCGAAAGCAGCGTTATATACGCCTACACCGACCAACTGCAGTTCAACTGA